A region from the Hominilimicola fabiformis genome encodes:
- a CDS encoding L-threonylcarbamoyladenylate synthase — MDTKLFHTDDNEIAEAGEILRNGGLVAFPTETVYGLGASAFDSDAAKKIYAAKGRPSDNPLIVHICDKGQIKDIAEEIPESAKKVIDNFMPGPVTIILKKKSVVPNDVTAGLNTVAIRFPLHETAQKLIKAAGVPIAAPSANLSGKPSPTKAKHVVKDMTGRIDAIIDGGECNVGVESTIVDFTGEKPVILRPGGVTYDDLKGIGLDVEIDKNILHSIAADEVPKCPGMKYKHYAPNAEVTVVEGEKDAVQSKIKELLEQTEGKVTGVLTMYGAVYDKAVMLSAGSTNKEYAKNLFAALREFDELGVEVVFAEFSEKDGYGLAVKNRLYKAAAQRVIHV, encoded by the coding sequence ATGGATACGAAATTATTTCATACAGATGATAACGAAATTGCCGAGGCTGGCGAAATATTGAGAAACGGCGGACTGGTCGCATTTCCGACTGAAACAGTTTACGGTTTGGGTGCGTCAGCTTTTGATTCGGACGCAGCTAAGAAAATTTATGCCGCAAAGGGCAGACCATCCGATAATCCGCTTATAGTGCATATATGCGATAAAGGGCAGATAAAAGATATTGCGGAGGAAATACCGGAAAGTGCAAAGAAAGTTATAGATAATTTTATGCCGGGACCCGTGACAATTATTTTAAAGAAAAAATCGGTTGTACCCAATGATGTTACGGCAGGACTTAATACTGTTGCAATACGTTTTCCGTTACATGAAACGGCTCAGAAACTTATAAAAGCGGCAGGTGTTCCGATTGCCGCACCGAGTGCAAATCTTTCGGGAAAACCGAGTCCGACAAAGGCAAAGCACGTTGTAAAGGATATGACGGGAAGAATTGACGCTATAATTGACGGTGGCGAATGTAATGTGGGTGTGGAGTCGACAATCGTTGATTTTACAGGTGAAAAGCCGGTTATATTAAGACCGGGCGGCGTGACGTATGACGATTTGAAAGGCATAGGTCTTGACGTTGAAATAGATAAAAATATATTACATTCCATTGCGGCAGATGAAGTGCCGAAATGTCCGGGTATGAAGTATAAACATTATGCGCCTAATGCGGAAGTAACCGTTGTTGAGGGTGAAAAAGACGCGGTGCAGAGTAAGATAAAGGAACTTCTTGAACAGACTGAGGGGAAAGTAACGGGAGTGCTTACAATGTACGGTGCAGTGTATGATAAAGCAGTGATGCTTTCGGCAGGAAGTACAAATAAAGAGTATGCAAAAAACTTGTTTGCGGCATTGCGTGAATTTGATGAACTTGGCGTTGAAGTGGTATTTGCCGAATTTTCCGAAAAAGACGGCTACGGACTTGCAGTGAAAAACAGATTGTATAAAGCGGCGGCTCAGAGAGTAATCCACGTCTAA
- the tsaD gene encoding tRNA (adenosine(37)-N6)-threonylcarbamoyltransferase complex transferase subunit TsaD: protein MRSDNVLILGIESSCDETAAAVVKDGREVLSNVINTQIALHKKFGGVVPEVASRRHIETIDAVIDGALEEANVTFDDIDAIAVTYGPGLVGALLVGVSTAKALAFALNKPLVPVHHIKGHIMANFVAHKDLEPPFVCLVASGGHSHIVSVEDYTHLEIMGRTRDDAAGEAFDKIARVLGLGYPGGPLIDKLAKEGNPKAVDFPRVRMDKNSLDFSFSGVKTAVINYLHKLEQNGEEYNKADIAASFQDAVTDVLCEHTIEAAEQKNSKIIALAGGVASNSALREKMTKLAGEKGIKVVYPEPILCTDNAVMIACAGYYGYLEKNFADMTLNAIPSLSL from the coding sequence GTGAGGAGTGATAACGTGCTTATACTTGGAATTGAAAGTTCATGTGACGAAACTGCGGCAGCTGTCGTAAAAGACGGCAGAGAGGTTTTGTCTAACGTAATAAATACGCAGATAGCATTGCATAAAAAATTCGGCGGTGTTGTACCGGAGGTTGCGTCAAGACGACACATTGAAACGATTGACGCGGTTATAGACGGGGCATTGGAGGAGGCAAACGTAACATTTGACGATATTGACGCGATTGCGGTTACATACGGTCCGGGTCTTGTCGGTGCGTTGCTTGTCGGAGTATCAACGGCAAAAGCACTTGCGTTTGCACTTAACAAACCGCTTGTGCCGGTACATCACATAAAGGGACACATAATGGCTAATTTTGTGGCACACAAAGATTTAGAACCGCCGTTTGTATGTCTTGTTGCGTCAGGCGGACACAGTCATATTGTGAGCGTTGAGGATTACACGCATCTTGAAATAATGGGCAGAACACGTGACGATGCGGCAGGTGAGGCGTTTGACAAAATAGCTCGTGTGCTTGGTTTGGGTTATCCGGGCGGTCCGCTTATTGATAAACTTGCCAAAGAGGGTAATCCGAAAGCGGTTGATTTCCCACGCGTGAGAATGGATAAAAATTCGCTTGATTTCTCATTCAGCGGTGTTAAAACAGCGGTCATAAATTATCTTCACAAACTTGAACAAAACGGTGAAGAATATAATAAAGCCGACATTGCCGCAAGCTTTCAGGATGCGGTTACGGACGTTTTGTGTGAACACACGATAGAGGCGGCAGAACAGAAAAACAGCAAGATTATCGCACTTGCAGGCGGTGTTGCGTCAAACAGTGCGTTGCGTGAAAAAATGACAAAACTTGCAGGCGAAAAGGGCATAAAAGTTGTATATCCGGAGCCTATACTTTGTACGGATAATGCAGTAATGATAGCCTGTGCGGGATATTACGGTTATCTTGAAAAGAATTTTGCGGATATGACGCTTAATGCGATACCGTCACTTTCATTATAA
- a CDS encoding low molecular weight protein arginine phosphatase, whose amino-acid sequence MNILFVCTGNTCRSAMAAAIMDKIAVENDLDVFIESAGIFAEDGQGASENAIKALMKYGIDLSGHRTQPVTEDLIKQCDLILTMTEGHKQILEPLAKGKVYTLLEYAGSSGDISDPYGGDLEEYEEVAQEIYDALVDVAEKIADMQSKK is encoded by the coding sequence ATGAATATATTATTTGTATGTACAGGCAACACGTGCCGAAGTGCGATGGCGGCAGCGATAATGGACAAAATCGCTGTTGAAAACGACCTTGATGTATTTATCGAATCAGCCGGAATATTTGCCGAGGACGGTCAAGGTGCAAGTGAAAATGCGATTAAAGCACTTATGAAATACGGCATAGACTTATCAGGCCACAGAACACAGCCTGTAACGGAGGACCTTATAAAGCAATGCGATTTAATCCTAACAATGACAGAGGGACACAAGCAAATACTTGAGCCTTTGGCAAAAGGCAAGGTATACACATTACTTGAATATGCAGGTTCAAGCGGTGACATATCCGATCCTTACGGCGGTGACCTTGAAGAATATGAAGAAGTTGCACAAGAGATTTATGACGCGCTTGTAGACGTTGCGGAAAAAATCGCAGATATGCAAAGTAAAAAGTGA
- the rimI gene encoding ribosomal protein S18-alanine N-acetyltransferase, whose product MKNITITRMTDDDVSEIAELEKKCFAVPWSEKSFRDEMQNKLAVYFVAKDNGKCIGYAGFWNVSGEGDITNVAVLPEYRKNGIGSMLISEMIKTAVTLKLELLTLEVRKSNIAAQGLYKKYGFDIIGERKRYYSDNGEDAWIMTKSFEPCEE is encoded by the coding sequence ATGAAAAATATTACGATAACACGAATGACAGATGATGACGTTTCGGAAATTGCGGAGCTTGAAAAAAAGTGCTTTGCAGTTCCGTGGTCGGAAAAATCTTTTCGCGACGAAATGCAAAACAAACTTGCGGTGTATTTTGTCGCAAAGGATAACGGTAAGTGTATCGGCTATGCAGGGTTTTGGAACGTGTCGGGTGAGGGTGATATAACAAATGTCGCGGTACTTCCCGAATACAGAAAAAACGGAATAGGCAGTATGCTTATCAGTGAAATGATAAAAACAGCCGTTACATTAAAGCTGGAGCTTTTAACTCTTGAAGTCCGCAAAAGTAATATAGCGGCACAAGGGCTTTACAAAAAATACGGTTTTGATATAATAGGCGAGAGAAAAAGATATTACAGTGATAACGGTGAGGACGCTTGGATAATGACGAAAAGCTTTGAACCGTGTGAGGAGTGA